A single window of Inquilinus sp. Marseille-Q2685 DNA harbors:
- a CDS encoding OmpA family protein: MKSLTLCAAGTVALLLATPVMAQQARGIYLGAGAGVNIRQDQKWTFDDPATDGHADVSFDTAPTGNVYIGYDFGAIRADIEGSFRQNDIGTTKLSYDSFRLNRFITVPGANDVKVNVKGHERTIGLMANVYYDFEFGSPFVPYIGGGIGVGFNTWKVKARDFNIDFEYDSPLFAYQGIAGVSYYITPKLAANLEYRYFGETDAEFTSGSTKVKLDAPANHTILFGVKYVFEFGAASGEPAPEVPVDTGQRSYLVFFDFDSSRLTPEARSIVASAATDALRGESTRIDVTGHTDRSGTDAYNQALSVRRAEAVRRELVADGVADNLIIVRGVGESDPLVPTADGVREPQNRRVEIVMN; the protein is encoded by the coding sequence ATGAAGAGTCTGACCTTGTGTGCGGCGGGAACCGTTGCCCTGTTGCTGGCTACGCCCGTCATGGCCCAGCAGGCGAGGGGGATCTATCTGGGCGCGGGCGCCGGCGTGAACATCCGGCAGGACCAGAAATGGACCTTCGACGACCCGGCCACCGACGGCCATGCCGACGTCTCCTTCGACACGGCGCCGACCGGCAACGTCTATATCGGCTATGATTTCGGGGCGATCCGGGCGGATATCGAAGGCAGCTTCCGCCAGAACGACATCGGAACCACGAAGCTCAGCTACGATTCCTTCCGGCTGAACCGGTTCATCACCGTCCCCGGCGCCAATGACGTCAAGGTCAACGTCAAGGGCCACGAGCGCACCATCGGCCTGATGGCCAATGTCTATTACGACTTCGAGTTCGGCTCGCCCTTCGTGCCCTATATCGGCGGCGGCATCGGCGTCGGCTTCAACACCTGGAAGGTGAAGGCCAGGGACTTCAACATCGACTTCGAATACGATTCACCGCTCTTCGCCTATCAGGGCATCGCCGGCGTGTCCTACTACATCACGCCGAAGCTGGCCGCGAACCTGGAGTACCGCTATTTCGGCGAGACCGATGCCGAGTTCACCTCGGGCAGCACCAAGGTCAAGCTCGACGCCCCGGCGAACCACACCATCCTGTTCGGCGTCAAATACGTCTTCGAGTTCGGCGCCGCCTCGGGCGAGCCGGCGCCGGAGGTCCCTGTCGACACCGGCCAGCGCAGCTATCTGGTGTTCTTCGACTTCGACAGCTCGCGCCTGACGCCGGAGGCGCGGTCGATCGTCGCCTCGGCCGCCACCGACGCGCTGCGCGGCGAATCGACCCGCATCGACGTCACCGGCCACACCGACCGCTCCGGCACCGACGCCTACAACCAGGCCCTGTCGGTGCGCCGGGCCGAGGCGGTGCGGCGCGAGCTGGTCGCGGACGGCGTCGCCGACAACCTGATCATCGTGCGTGGCGTCGGCGAATCCGACCCGCTGGTCCCGACCGCCGACGGTGTGCGCGAGCCGCAGAACCGCCGGGTCGAGATCGTGATGAACTGA
- a CDS encoding class I SAM-dependent methyltransferase translates to MLHDLGRVVGAIARDRLDEAAVYRRERLYARPRAPAGPPGVLECPVCGTRARRFLRFGLEGRRNAMCPGCGSVERHRFLWLYLTARTDLLAGRHRVLHAAPEPWLEARLRGLPNLRYRSVDRFNPFADVQADLTALPFADAAFDVVIANHVLEHIPDDGAAIAGLARVLRPGGRAILMVPFDPKGPTQEGAGIADPAERMRRFGHPYHYRINGRDFPDRLEAAGLAPTVVDSRALLRPHLRRRFRVNRNHLFDCRRR, encoded by the coding sequence ATGCTGCATGACCTCGGCCGCGTCGTCGGCGCCATCGCCCGCGACCGGCTGGACGAGGCGGCGGTGTACCGGCGCGAGCGGCTCTACGCCCGGCCGCGGGCGCCGGCCGGCCCGCCGGGCGTGCTGGAATGCCCGGTCTGCGGCACCCGGGCGCGGCGCTTCCTGCGCTTCGGCCTCGAGGGCCGGCGCAACGCCATGTGCCCGGGCTGCGGCAGCGTCGAGCGGCACCGCTTCCTCTGGCTCTACCTGACCGCCCGGACCGACCTGCTGGCCGGCCGGCACCGGGTGCTGCACGCGGCGCCCGAGCCGTGGCTGGAGGCGCGGCTGCGCGGGCTGCCGAACCTCCGCTACCGCTCGGTCGACCGGTTCAACCCCTTCGCCGATGTCCAGGCCGACCTGACGGCGCTGCCCTTCGCCGATGCCGCCTTCGACGTGGTGATCGCCAACCACGTGCTGGAGCACATCCCGGATGACGGCGCGGCGATCGCCGGGCTGGCGCGGGTGCTGCGCCCCGGCGGCCGCGCCATCCTGATGGTGCCCTTCGATCCGAAGGGGCCGACGCAGGAGGGCGCGGGGATCGCCGATCCGGCCGAACGGATGCGCCGCTTCGGCCACCCCTATCACTACCGCATCAACGGCCGCGACTTCCCCGACCGGCTGGAAGCGGCCGGGCTGGCGCCCACGGTGGTCGACAGCCGGGCCCTGCTGCGGCCGCATCTGCGCCGCCGTTTCCGGGTGAACCGGAACCACCTGTTCGACTGCCGGCGGCGTTGA
- a CDS encoding mechanosensitive ion channel family protein: MILRAFLLRLLLLLALFPAALPAAAQQQEAPKPDFATQSAGWLSTLDQLQVQLSALGLTEDSYNALRDQAAAIVDQAGQAADAARAAAAEAKQMADALGPPPAEGAPPEAESVTADRKRLADQAAAADGQARQADLIRARADILLRSAAAARLDQFRRNLLSVSPAAFDPETWVEIPDQTGYLLMRLLRPFQDHGSAGWDGVGEMARRILFATIGLGIGWLVRRWLLRHFGRRPSETVPSFGRRVAAAAVHTIAHGVLPAMVTLAAAVICAGWLGDRPASYVAMVALGVLAWGVVCYFLTSAATAAVLTPDEPAWRLIELTDASARALHRALQAAIVIWAVAGMTLAIADGRILLQSELRALLVAAALTAGALALLTALPGSLWGHRADLPAVPEGEAADDRPPPDRPASRPPGRWPRLRLLAALLAVVVMVAGLIGYQKLALYITYLLAATIGIGTAFLILRRMVQEAVGRFLTQPVGATAKLRHSLFPNDRGLWAFETGAGLSADIVFGVAAFLALAPVLGLSAGDISAIGSAILNGATVGGVRIAPLDILGAVVAFTLGITATRFLQRRLDSRFLDKLQIDLGLKNSIRTGIGYLGVLLAALLGVGVLGLDLSNLALIAGALSVGIGFGLQNIVQNFVAGLILLVERPVKVGDWVVIGGAEGVVRRISVRATEIQTFQRSSVIVPNGNLISSQVVNWTHKDKNGRVDIPVSIAASADVEKARDLLLEIAKADSRVSAFPAPVVAFKAFGTATLDLELRCHISNVDNFAGVGTDLRFAIWKAFREANLAFQPIPADISLPQAVQVLATAVRERDGARAANGAAHGGAPAGGGEEAREPSHAA, from the coding sequence ATGATCCTTCGCGCGTTCCTCCTCCGCCTCCTGCTTCTCCTGGCCCTCTTTCCGGCGGCGCTGCCGGCCGCGGCCCAGCAGCAGGAGGCGCCGAAGCCCGATTTCGCGACGCAGAGCGCCGGCTGGCTGAGCACCCTCGACCAACTCCAGGTCCAGCTCTCCGCCCTGGGCCTGACGGAGGACAGCTACAACGCCCTGCGCGACCAGGCCGCCGCGATCGTCGACCAGGCCGGCCAGGCCGCCGACGCCGCCCGCGCCGCCGCCGCCGAGGCCAAGCAGATGGCCGACGCGCTGGGGCCGCCGCCGGCCGAGGGCGCGCCGCCCGAAGCCGAGTCGGTCACGGCCGACCGCAAGCGCCTGGCCGACCAGGCCGCCGCGGCCGACGGCCAGGCCAGGCAGGCGGATCTGATCCGCGCCCGCGCCGACATCCTGCTGCGCAGCGCCGCGGCGGCGCGGCTGGACCAGTTCCGGCGCAACCTGCTGTCGGTGTCGCCGGCGGCCTTCGACCCCGAGACCTGGGTCGAGATCCCGGACCAGACCGGCTATCTGCTGATGCGGCTGCTGCGGCCGTTCCAGGACCATGGCAGCGCCGGCTGGGACGGGGTGGGCGAGATGGCGCGCCGCATCCTGTTCGCCACCATCGGCCTCGGCATCGGCTGGCTGGTGCGGCGCTGGCTGCTGCGCCATTTCGGCCGCCGCCCGTCGGAAACCGTGCCGTCCTTCGGCCGCCGGGTCGCGGCCGCCGCCGTCCACACCATCGCCCATGGCGTGCTGCCGGCGATGGTGACGCTGGCGGCGGCGGTGATCTGCGCCGGCTGGCTCGGCGACCGCCCGGCCAGCTACGTCGCCATGGTCGCGCTGGGCGTCCTGGCCTGGGGCGTCGTCTGCTACTTCCTGACCTCGGCCGCGACCGCAGCGGTGCTGACCCCGGACGAGCCGGCCTGGCGCCTGATCGAGCTGACCGACGCCTCGGCGCGGGCGCTGCATCGCGCCCTGCAGGCGGCGATCGTGATCTGGGCCGTGGCCGGCATGACGCTCGCGATCGCCGACGGGCGGATCCTGCTGCAGAGCGAGCTGCGTGCCCTCCTGGTCGCCGCGGCGCTGACCGCCGGGGCGCTGGCGCTGCTGACCGCGCTCCCCGGATCGCTCTGGGGCCATCGCGCCGACCTGCCGGCCGTGCCGGAGGGCGAGGCCGCCGACGACCGGCCGCCCCCCGATCGTCCGGCCTCGCGGCCGCCCGGACGCTGGCCGCGGCTGCGCCTGCTGGCCGCGCTGCTGGCCGTGGTGGTAATGGTGGCGGGGCTGATCGGCTACCAGAAGCTGGCGCTCTACATCACCTATCTGCTGGCGGCCACGATCGGCATCGGCACCGCCTTCCTGATCCTGCGCCGCATGGTGCAGGAGGCGGTCGGCCGGTTCCTGACCCAGCCGGTCGGCGCCACCGCCAAGCTCCGCCATTCGCTGTTCCCGAACGACCGCGGCCTGTGGGCGTTCGAGACCGGCGCCGGCCTCTCGGCCGACATCGTCTTCGGCGTCGCCGCCTTCCTGGCCCTGGCCCCGGTGCTGGGGCTCAGCGCCGGCGACATCTCGGCGATCGGCTCGGCGATCCTGAACGGGGCCACGGTCGGCGGCGTCCGCATCGCGCCGCTCGACATCCTCGGCGCTGTGGTCGCCTTCACCCTCGGCATCACCGCCACCCGCTTCCTGCAGCGGCGGCTCGATTCGCGCTTCCTCGACAAGCTGCAGATCGACCTGGGCCTGAAGAACTCGATCCGCACCGGCATCGGCTATCTCGGCGTGCTGCTGGCGGCGCTGCTCGGCGTCGGCGTGCTCGGCCTCGACCTGTCGAACCTGGCCCTGATCGCCGGCGCCCTCTCGGTCGGCATCGGCTTCGGCCTGCAGAACATCGTCCAGAACTTCGTCGCCGGCCTGATCCTCTTGGTCGAGCGGCCGGTGAAGGTCGGCGACTGGGTGGTGATCGGCGGGGCCGAGGGCGTGGTCCGGCGGATCAGCGTCCGCGCGACGGAGATCCAGACCTTCCAGCGCTCCTCGGTGATCGTGCCGAACGGCAACCTGATCTCGTCCCAGGTCGTCAACTGGACGCACAAGGACAAGAACGGCCGCGTCGACATCCCGGTCTCGATCGCCGCCTCGGCCGATGTGGAGAAGGCGCGCGATCTGCTGCTGGAGATCGCCAAGGCCGACAGCCGGGTCAGCGCCTTCCCGGCGCCGGTGGTGGCGTTCAAGGCCTTCGGCACGGCGACGCTGGACCTCGAGCTGCGCTGCCACATCTCCAATGTCGACAACTTCGCCGGCGTCGGCACCGATCTGCGCTTCGCCATCTGGAAGGCGTTCCGCGAGGCCAACCTCGCCTTCCAGCCGATCCCGGCCGACATCTCGCTGCCGCAGGCGGTGCAGGTGCTGGCGACCGCGGTGCGCGAGCGCGACGGCGCCCGCGCAGCCAACGGCGCGGCCCATGGCGGTGCCCCGGCCGGGGGCGGGGAGGAGGCGCGGGAGCCGTCGCATGCTGCATGA
- a CDS encoding DUF6496 domain-containing protein produces the protein MARQSKAQKETVGRVMHEFKHGELRIRGTGPKVKNPKQAVAIALHEAGATRQESPKENRRNLSRTKAKERRGETAEAETEGKAAQDRTMRRQTARKRADGAGRTRDELYAEARRRDIPGRSKMSKGELERALHR, from the coding sequence ATGGCACGGCAATCCAAGGCCCAGAAGGAGACCGTCGGCCGCGTGATGCACGAGTTCAAGCATGGCGAGCTCCGCATCCGCGGCACCGGCCCCAAGGTGAAGAACCCGAAGCAGGCGGTCGCCATTGCCCTGCACGAGGCCGGCGCCACGCGGCAGGAGAGCCCGAAGGAGAACCGCCGGAACCTGAGCCGCACCAAGGCGAAGGAGCGCCGCGGCGAGACGGCCGAGGCGGAGACCGAAGGCAAGGCCGCGCAGGACCGCACCATGCGCCGCCAGACCGCCCGCAAGCGCGCCGACGGCGCCGGCAGGACCCGCGACGAGCTTTACGCCGAGGCGAGGCGGCGGGATATCCCCGGCCGGTCGAAGATGTCGAAGGGCGAGCTGGAGCGCGCGCTGCACCGATAG